In Scylla paramamosain isolate STU-SP2022 chromosome 30, ASM3559412v1, whole genome shotgun sequence, the following are encoded in one genomic region:
- the LOC135115950 gene encoding uncharacterized protein LOC135115950 has translation MSLSVSEWPWANVELPLACVCSQDDIPLTEVSHGPDLTLNMTIRGMLTHEDYTHYSFNATYEFLQAPGCIGATRVLKGAAGEVVASSSSSDTKTKCEGFPWLLKTPPKHALFLTLPRASLDNGTCASDTRLFFHVPGQADPVLGVCPAADPAATITFFWPPQLLGQRAISQAAPAAEDTDSAVQKGEGEVEEKSYTQELDLREPSGHGSSLVVAWQPRSASQLRLRWLTTWIPEESEGVGYFHYIHAEGPGGWRDEHSQLNCKELCPELHACIPAELWCDGKQHCPQGSDETVANCLLERIPWLYLTIAGLTLLTLLSITVSAVNRHRQQKAKKRQQDARRVSTQESILPPKEKSLSAYALDYTDMDFETTV, from the exons ATGTCCCTGTCGGTGTCCGAGTGGCCGTGGGCCAACGTGGAGCTGCCGCTGGCGTGCGTCTGTTCCCAGGACGACATTCCCCTGACGGAGGTGTCCCACGGGCCAGACCTCACCCTCAACATGACCATCCGCGGCATGCTCACCCACGAGGACTACACGCACTACTCCTTCAACGCCACCTACGAGTTCCTGCAGGCGCCGGGGTGCATCGGAGCCACCAGGGTGCTGAAGGGCGCCGCAGGTGAGGtggtggcctcctcctcctcctcagacacCAAGACCAAGTGCGAGGGCTTCCCGTGGCTGCTCAAGACGCCGCCCAAACACGCGCTCTTCCTCACGCTGCCCCGGGCCAGCCTGGACAACGGCACCTGCGCCTCCGACACTAGGCTGTTTTTTCACGTGCCCGGCCAGGCAGACCCGGTGCTGGGCGTGTGTCCCGCGGCAGACCCCGCCGCTACCATCACCTTCTTCTGGCCGCCTCAGTTACTGGGGCAGCGTGCCATCAGCCAGGCGGCTCCTGCTGCTGAAGACACAGACTCAGCAGTGCagaagggggagggtgaggtAGAGGAAAAGTCCTACACACAGGAGCTGGACCTGCGGGAACCCAGCGGTCACGGGTCCTCGTTGGTGGTGGCGTGGCAGCCGCGCAGCGCCTCACAGCTTCGCCTGCGCTGGCTCACCACCTGGATCCCTGAGGAGAGCGAGGGCGTGGGCTACTTCCATTACATCCACGCCGAGGGCCCCGGGGGATGGCGGGACGAGCACAGTCAGCTCAACTGCAAGGAGCTATGCCCGGAACTGCACGCCTGCATCCCCGCTGAGCTGTGGTGTGACGGCAAGCAGCACTGCCCGCAAG GTAGTGACGAGACCGTGGCCAACTGCCTGCTGGAGCGCATCCCGTGGCTGTACCTCACCATCGCAGGCCTCACGCTGCTCACTCTGCTCTCCATCACTGTGTCCGCCGTGAACCGCCACCGCCAGCAGAAGGCCAAGAAACGGCAGCAGGACGCCAGGCGGGTGTCCACGCAGGAGTCGATCCTCCCGCCGAAGGAGAAAAGCTTAAGTGCCTATGCCCTCGACTACACCGACATGGACTTTGAAACGACCGTCTGA